The following are from one region of the Achromobacter xylosoxidans genome:
- a CDS encoding acyl-CoA thioesterase produces MRKRGVIGAEVEIRVPFFDVDPLNVVWHGHYVKYLEQARCELLDLLGHNYDAMRASGYAWPVIDLHLRYAQPAQFGQRLTVRAELVEWEHRLKINYLILDAASGQRLTRATSEQVAVCIQTREMQLTSPAALVDAVRRKLQSMETPA; encoded by the coding sequence ATGCGTAAACGGGGCGTCATCGGCGCTGAAGTCGAAATCCGCGTGCCCTTCTTCGACGTGGATCCCCTCAACGTGGTCTGGCACGGACACTACGTCAAATACCTGGAACAGGCCCGCTGCGAACTGCTGGACCTGCTGGGACACAACTATGACGCCATGCGCGCCAGCGGCTACGCCTGGCCGGTCATCGACCTGCATCTGCGCTATGCCCAGCCCGCGCAATTCGGCCAGCGCCTGACGGTGCGCGCCGAACTGGTGGAATGGGAGCACCGGCTGAAGATCAACTACCTGATCCTGGACGCCGCCAGCGGCCAGCGCCTGACGCGGGCCACGTCCGAACAGGTGGCGGTTTGCATCCAGACCCGCGAAATGCAATTGACCTCGCCCGCCGCGCTGGTCGACGCCGTGCGACGCAAGCTGCAATCGATGGAGACGCCCGCATGA
- a CDS encoding outer membrane lipoprotein carrier protein LolA: MTRRLVFMRRLCALLALALLPLAARAFDLADLQTQLNATPVVRGHFVQQKFLRSLPQPLTSRGDFTLAAGKGLLWLLRTPIAQDLRIDTRGISRRDEAGKWQALPQHAGAGRENRLFLSVLAGDTAGLRENFDLALSGDADAWQLLLTPRSALLRQIFDNIQINGGKLVDRIELRETQGDRSVLQMTDAQAAQALTAEEQRAFAD, translated from the coding sequence ATGACGCGCCGCCTGGTTTTCATGCGCCGCCTGTGCGCCCTGCTGGCCTTGGCCCTGCTGCCCCTGGCCGCCCGCGCCTTCGATCTGGCCGATCTGCAAACGCAACTGAACGCCACGCCTGTCGTGCGCGGCCATTTCGTGCAGCAGAAGTTCCTGCGCTCGCTGCCGCAGCCGCTGACCAGCCGCGGCGATTTCACGCTGGCGGCGGGCAAGGGCCTGCTGTGGCTGCTGCGCACGCCGATCGCGCAGGACCTGCGCATCGACACCCGCGGCATCTCGCGGCGCGACGAAGCCGGCAAATGGCAGGCCCTGCCGCAACACGCCGGCGCCGGCCGCGAGAACCGGCTGTTCCTGTCCGTGCTGGCAGGCGACACCGCCGGGCTGCGCGAAAACTTCGACCTGGCGCTCAGCGGCGACGCCGATGCCTGGCAGCTGCTGCTGACGCCGCGCTCGGCGCTGCTGCGGCAGATCTTCGACAACATCCAGATCAACGGCGGCAAGCTGGTCGACCGCATCGAGCTGCGCGAGACGCAGGGCGACCGCAGCGTGCTGCAGATGACGGATGCGCAGGCCGCCCAGGCCCTGACCGCCGAGGAGCAACGTGCGTTCGCCGATTGA
- a CDS encoding MMPL family transporter: MRSPIERWLPRLFKLGLLLILCAGAWQSRHGWPVSANLMELVPQAGADATRQLAEARIQEPLSRQLIALVAAQSADAGADAAAPARLLAQRWTDSGLFSSVQVELQVDVPALRAQLLAGRLAMLPAADRHQLETDPAAYAQRRARELSDPFSSSGLVPADQDWLGLTRRAEQALRPGGAVQYDMGTGTLQAEHAGRRWMLVRAETRGDAFDAAAPQQIAAQLEQDRAALGAAGAELLVAGGPLYAAAGRAQAVAESSWIGTGATIGIVLVLLLALRRVRALLAFVPVAVGLLTGAVACVAVFGSIHVLTLVIGASLIGVAVDFPMHWLGKSYGMTDWQAWPALRRVLPGLTISLAASLVGYVALAFTPFPALTQTAVFSAAGLLGAYACTVCQLPAWMDGWRPRPWQPLLRFAEAALRARQRLAGRRAALWLGALALIAATAGGISRLSIQDDLRQWLSLPAPLLQQARQIGEITGFMPTSQFFLVRAPDADELLRRQARVSQALDALVARGDLAAYNALSQLVSPAADQKALGATLAGLAAQPDAWKPLTDIGIPYAAMRQELESMAALPPLAIEDALQGPLAERWRPLWLGLRDGQAAGMVTLLGLRDASALEAIAQVAPDVTLVDRSGELNRMFAATRIEAAELKLLSYGVAALLLLLTLGRAAAWRILAVPLAATACSLAALGYLGQPLTLFSLFGLLLVSAIGVDYAIFMYERVAGAAASLVGILLGAATTLLSFGLLAVSQTPAIANFGLAVALGVAFSLLWAPWINPPRAAAASCFQ, translated from the coding sequence GTGCGTTCGCCGATTGAGCGCTGGCTGCCGCGGCTGTTCAAGCTGGGGCTGCTGCTGATTCTCTGCGCCGGCGCCTGGCAAAGCCGCCATGGCTGGCCGGTGTCGGCCAACCTGATGGAGCTGGTGCCCCAGGCCGGCGCCGACGCCACGCGCCAATTGGCCGAGGCCCGCATCCAGGAACCCCTGTCGCGGCAGCTCATCGCGCTGGTCGCGGCTCAAAGCGCAGACGCCGGCGCGGATGCCGCAGCCCCCGCACGCCTGCTGGCGCAGCGCTGGACCGACAGCGGCCTGTTTTCTTCCGTGCAGGTGGAACTGCAAGTCGACGTGCCCGCGCTGCGCGCGCAACTGCTGGCTGGCAGGCTGGCCATGCTCCCTGCGGCCGACCGGCATCAGCTCGAGACCGATCCCGCGGCCTACGCCCAGCGCCGCGCGCGCGAACTCTCCGATCCGTTTTCATCTTCGGGCCTGGTGCCGGCGGACCAGGACTGGCTGGGCCTGACGCGCCGCGCCGAACAGGCGCTGCGCCCGGGCGGCGCGGTGCAGTACGACATGGGCACGGGCACCCTGCAGGCCGAACACGCCGGCAGGCGCTGGATGCTGGTGCGCGCCGAAACCCGCGGCGATGCCTTCGACGCGGCCGCGCCCCAGCAAATCGCCGCGCAGCTCGAACAGGACCGCGCGGCACTCGGCGCGGCCGGCGCCGAGCTGCTGGTGGCGGGCGGTCCCCTGTACGCGGCCGCGGGCCGGGCGCAAGCGGTTGCCGAAAGCAGCTGGATCGGTACCGGCGCCACCATCGGCATCGTGCTGGTCCTGCTGCTGGCGCTGCGGCGCGTGCGCGCGCTGCTGGCTTTCGTGCCGGTCGCCGTCGGGCTGCTGACGGGCGCGGTGGCCTGCGTGGCGGTGTTCGGCTCCATCCATGTCCTGACCCTGGTGATCGGCGCCAGCCTGATCGGGGTGGCGGTGGATTTCCCCATGCACTGGCTGGGCAAGAGCTATGGCATGACCGACTGGCAGGCCTGGCCCGCGCTGCGGCGCGTCCTGCCCGGGCTCACCATCAGCCTCGCCGCCAGCCTGGTCGGCTACGTCGCGCTGGCGTTCACGCCGTTTCCCGCGCTGACGCAGACCGCGGTGTTTTCGGCCGCTGGCCTGCTGGGCGCCTACGCCTGCACCGTGTGCCAGTTGCCGGCCTGGATGGACGGCTGGCGGCCCCGCCCCTGGCAGCCGCTGCTGCGCTTTGCCGAGGCCGCGCTGCGCGCGCGTCAGCGCCTGGCCGGACGCCGCGCCGCCCTCTGGCTGGGCGCCCTGGCCCTTATCGCCGCCACTGCCGGCGGCATCAGCCGGCTGAGCATCCAGGACGATCTGCGGCAATGGCTCAGCCTGCCCGCGCCCTTGCTGCAGCAGGCCCGGCAGATCGGCGAAATCACCGGCTTCATGCCGACCAGCCAGTTCTTCCTGGTGCGCGCGCCCGACGCCGACGAGTTGCTGCGCAGGCAGGCGCGGGTGTCGCAGGCGCTGGACGCGCTGGTCGCGCGCGGCGATCTCGCCGCCTACAACGCCTTGAGCCAGCTGGTCTCGCCGGCTGCCGACCAGAAGGCGCTGGGCGCGACGCTGGCCGGCCTGGCCGCGCAGCCCGACGCCTGGAAGCCGCTTACCGACATCGGCATCCCCTACGCGGCCATGCGCCAGGAACTGGAGTCCATGGCCGCGCTGCCGCCGCTGGCCATCGAGGACGCGCTGCAAGGCCCGCTGGCGGAGCGCTGGCGGCCGCTATGGCTGGGCCTGCGCGACGGGCAGGCTGCGGGCATGGTGACCCTGCTGGGCCTGCGCGACGCGTCCGCGCTGGAGGCCATCGCCCAGGTTGCGCCGGACGTCACGCTGGTGGACCGCAGCGGCGAACTGAACCGCATGTTCGCGGCCACGCGCATCGAAGCCGCCGAACTCAAGCTGCTGTCCTATGGGGTCGCGGCGCTGTTGCTGCTGCTGACCCTGGGCCGCGCCGCCGCCTGGCGCATCCTGGCCGTGCCGCTGGCGGCCACCGCATGCAGCCTGGCCGCGCTGGGCTACCTGGGCCAGCCGCTAACCCTGTTCAGCCTGTTCGGCCTGCTGCTGGTGTCGGCCATCGGCGTGGACTACGCCATTTTCATGTACGAACGGGTCGCGGGCGCGGCCGCCAGCCTGGTCGGCATCCTGCTGGGCGCAGCCACCACGCTGCTGTCCTTCGGACTGCTCGCGGTCAGCCAGACGCCCGCCATCGCCAACTTCGGGCTGGCGGTGGCGCTGGGCGTGGCCTTCTCGCTGCTGTGGGCGCCCTGGATCAATCCGCCGCGCGCAGCCGCAGCATCCTGCTTTCAATAA
- a CDS encoding NAD(P)/FAD-dependent oxidoreductase codes for MEHREVVVIGAGPAGAVAAALLKRQGHDVLMLERQQFPRFSIGESLLAHCLEFVEEAGMLPAVQAAGFQVKNGAAFACGERYTHFDFRDKFSPGPGTTFQVQRAHFDKVLADDAARQGVEVRYLQEVTAADFDGDDGPLLDVRSADGTSYQVKSRFVLDASGYGRVLARLLDLERPSSMPPRKAIFTHIEDRIDDAGFDREKILISVHPQERGIWYWLIPFSNGRCSFGVVGGENLFGGPGQDLMATLREMADAAPNLKRVLKHAVWDTPANTIGGYSASVRQLHGPGYALLGNAAEFLDPVFSSGVTIALRSSKLAADALHRQLTGAQVDWQAEFADPLMVGVETFRAYVQGWYSGEFQDVVFYEHAQPEIRRMISSILAGYAWDRNNPFVANPQRRLRMLSELCRGAEAQPLPA; via the coding sequence ATGGAACATCGCGAAGTTGTAGTCATAGGAGCGGGACCGGCAGGCGCGGTCGCCGCCGCCCTGTTGAAGCGCCAGGGACATGACGTCCTGATGCTGGAACGCCAGCAGTTTCCGCGCTTTTCCATCGGCGAAAGCCTGCTCGCCCATTGCCTGGAGTTCGTGGAGGAAGCGGGCATGCTGCCGGCGGTGCAGGCCGCCGGCTTCCAGGTGAAGAACGGCGCCGCCTTCGCCTGCGGCGAACGCTACACCCACTTCGATTTCCGCGACAAGTTCAGCCCCGGCCCCGGCACCACGTTCCAGGTGCAGCGCGCGCACTTCGACAAAGTCCTGGCGGACGATGCCGCCCGCCAGGGCGTGGAAGTGCGCTATCTGCAGGAAGTGACGGCGGCCGATTTCGACGGCGACGACGGCCCCCTGCTGGACGTGCGCAGCGCTGACGGCACTTCCTATCAAGTGAAGAGCCGGTTCGTGCTCGACGCCAGCGGCTACGGCCGCGTGCTGGCGCGCCTGCTGGACCTGGAGCGTCCGTCGTCGATGCCGCCGCGCAAGGCCATCTTCACCCATATCGAAGACCGCATCGACGACGCCGGCTTCGACCGCGAGAAGATCCTGATCAGCGTGCATCCGCAAGAACGCGGCATCTGGTACTGGCTGATCCCCTTCTCCAACGGCCGCTGCTCGTTCGGCGTCGTGGGCGGCGAAAACCTCTTTGGCGGCCCCGGCCAGGACCTGATGGCCACGCTGCGCGAGATGGCCGACGCCGCGCCCAATCTCAAGCGCGTCCTGAAGCACGCCGTCTGGGACACGCCCGCCAACACCATCGGCGGCTATTCGGCCAGCGTGCGGCAGTTGCACGGCCCCGGTTACGCGCTGCTGGGCAACGCGGCGGAATTCCTCGACCCGGTCTTTTCCTCGGGCGTCACCATCGCCCTGCGTTCGTCCAAGCTGGCGGCAGACGCGCTGCACCGCCAACTGACGGGTGCGCAGGTCGACTGGCAGGCCGAATTCGCCGATCCGCTGATGGTGGGCGTGGAAACCTTCCGCGCCTATGTCCAGGGCTGGTACAGCGGCGAATTCCAGGACGTGGTCTTCTACGAGCACGCGCAGCCCGAGATCCGCCGCATGATCAGCTCCATCCTGGCGGGCTACGCCTGGGACCGGAACAACCCCTTCGTCGCCAACCCGCAACGCCGCCTGCGCATGCTGAGCGAACTGTGCCGCGGCGCCGAAGCGCAGCCGCTGCCCGCCTGA
- a CDS encoding beta-ketoacyl-ACP synthase — MNTWLGTPGVVCALGAGIDAVARAAFAGDTSGMRPQPDWVHGRTLTLGGHADALPPIPDTLPAHHHSRNNQLLLAAALQIEPQLRAAVARHGAHRVAVVLGTSTSGVNDNAPAFRQLAAQGAWPDGYDYRRQALSSPAAFFADWLGATGPAYTLSTACTSSARALLSARRLLASGLCDAVVCGGADTLCRLTINGFATLEAIDDTLCLPFSANRRGINIGEAGVLFLMEREPAGERSVALLGGGASSDAWHMSAPEPSGAGARAAMQAALQSAGVDAASIGWVNLHGTGTLHNDAMESLAMHAVFPQGVPCASTKALTGHALGAAGALEAALAWATLSAGNAEGRLMPHVWDGQPDPVLPALDFSTAQHRYAQGRPRLAMSNSFAFGGNNASLILGAQA, encoded by the coding sequence ATGAACACCTGGTTGGGTACCCCCGGCGTGGTGTGCGCGCTGGGCGCCGGCATCGACGCGGTAGCCCGCGCCGCCTTCGCCGGCGACACCTCGGGCATGCGCCCGCAGCCGGATTGGGTCCATGGCCGCACGCTGACGCTGGGCGGCCATGCGGACGCGCTGCCGCCCATCCCCGACACGCTGCCCGCGCATCACCACAGCCGCAACAACCAATTGCTGCTGGCAGCCGCGTTGCAGATCGAGCCGCAATTGCGCGCCGCCGTGGCCCGCCATGGCGCCCACCGCGTCGCCGTGGTGCTGGGCACCAGCACTTCCGGCGTCAACGACAATGCGCCCGCCTTCCGCCAGTTGGCGGCGCAAGGCGCATGGCCGGACGGCTACGACTACCGCCGCCAGGCCTTGTCGTCTCCCGCCGCGTTTTTCGCGGACTGGCTGGGCGCCACCGGCCCCGCCTATACGCTGTCCACGGCCTGCACCTCCAGCGCCCGCGCCCTGCTGTCCGCGCGCCGCCTGCTCGCCTCGGGCCTGTGCGACGCCGTGGTCTGCGGCGGCGCGGACACCCTGTGCCGCCTGACCATCAACGGCTTCGCCACGCTGGAGGCCATCGACGACACGCTGTGCCTGCCCTTCTCCGCCAACCGCCGCGGCATCAACATCGGCGAAGCCGGCGTGCTGTTCCTGATGGAGCGCGAGCCCGCAGGGGAGCGCTCCGTGGCGCTGCTGGGCGGCGGCGCCAGCTCCGACGCCTGGCACATGTCCGCGCCCGAGCCCAGCGGCGCCGGCGCGCGGGCAGCCATGCAGGCCGCGCTGCAATCCGCCGGCGTGGACGCGGCCAGCATAGGCTGGGTCAATCTGCACGGCACCGGCACGCTCCACAACGACGCCATGGAAAGCCTGGCCATGCATGCCGTTTTTCCGCAGGGCGTGCCCTGCGCCTCGACCAAGGCGCTGACCGGCCACGCGCTGGGCGCGGCAGGCGCGCTGGAAGCGGCGCTGGCCTGGGCCACGCTGTCGGCCGGCAATGCCGAAGGACGGCTGATGCCCCACGTCTGGGACGGACAGCCCGATCCCGTCCTGCCGGCGCTGGATTTCAGCACCGCGCAGCACCGCTACGCCCAAGGCCGGCCGCGCCTGGCCATGAGCAATTCCTTCGCCTTCGGCGGCAACAACGCCAGCCTGATCCTGGGAGCCCAAGCATGA
- a CDS encoding hotdog family protein: protein MTTWPVSGLLPHAGDMILIDEVCSHDADSLTARALVKPGPYSLPDGSLPPWLGMELMAQAVGAWAGCQARQAGDPVKLGFLLGTRRYESHADALPAGARLTIHARRGLVDASGMSVFECELRDDARLLAEARLNVYQPKDPTAFIQEESPE, encoded by the coding sequence ATGACGACCTGGCCCGTCTCCGGCCTGCTGCCGCACGCCGGCGACATGATCCTGATCGACGAGGTCTGCAGCCACGACGCCGACAGCCTGACCGCGCGCGCCCTGGTCAAGCCCGGCCCCTACTCGCTGCCCGACGGCTCCTTGCCGCCGTGGCTGGGCATGGAGCTGATGGCGCAAGCCGTGGGCGCCTGGGCCGGTTGCCAGGCGCGCCAGGCGGGCGACCCCGTCAAGTTGGGCTTTCTGCTCGGCACGCGGCGCTACGAAAGCCATGCCGACGCGCTGCCCGCCGGCGCCCGCCTGACCATACACGCGCGCCGCGGGCTGGTCGACGCCAGCGGCATGAGCGTCTTCGAATGCGAACTGCGCGACGACGCGCGCCTGCTGGCCGAGGCCAGGCTGAACGTCTATCAGCCCAAGGATCCCACCGCTTTTATCCAGGAAGAATCACCCGAATGA
- the fabG gene encoding 3-oxoacyl-ACP reductase FabG translates to MSAAPILVTGSSRGIGRAIALALADAGHDLVLHCRQQLDQAQAVQAEVQARGRQARVLQFDVADRQQCAAALQADIDAHGAYYGVVLNAGLTRDGAFPALTGDDWDQVLRTNLDGFYNVLSPLAMPMIRRRAPGRVVCMASVSGLVGNRGQVNYSASKAGLIGAAKALAVELAKRQITVNCVAPGLIDTDMIDEHVPVEEILKAVPAQRMGRPEEVAATVVFLMSPGAAYITRQVIAVNGGLC, encoded by the coding sequence ATGAGCGCTGCCCCCATACTCGTAACCGGCTCGAGCCGCGGCATCGGCCGCGCCATCGCGCTGGCCCTGGCCGACGCCGGCCACGACCTGGTGCTGCACTGCCGCCAGCAACTCGACCAGGCCCAGGCCGTGCAGGCCGAAGTCCAGGCGCGCGGACGCCAGGCGCGCGTGCTGCAATTCGATGTGGCGGACCGCCAGCAATGCGCCGCCGCCCTGCAGGCCGACATCGACGCGCACGGCGCCTATTACGGCGTGGTCCTCAACGCCGGCCTGACCCGCGACGGCGCGTTTCCCGCTTTGACCGGCGACGATTGGGACCAGGTGCTGCGCACCAACCTGGACGGCTTCTACAACGTGCTCAGTCCGCTCGCCATGCCCATGATCCGCCGCCGCGCGCCTGGCCGCGTGGTCTGCATGGCGTCCGTGTCCGGCCTGGTGGGCAACCGCGGCCAGGTGAACTACAGCGCCTCCAAGGCCGGTCTCATCGGCGCCGCCAAAGCCCTGGCCGTGGAACTGGCCAAGCGCCAGATCACCGTCAACTGCGTGGCGCCGGGGCTGATCGACACCGACATGATCGACGAGCACGTGCCGGTCGAGGAAATCCTGAAGGCCGTGCCAGCGCAACGCATGGGACGGCCCGAGGAAGTGGCCGCCACCGTCGTGTTCCTGATGTCTCCCGGCGCCGCCTACATCACGCGCCAGGTCATCGCCGTCAACGGAGGACTGTGCTGA
- a CDS encoding beta-ketoacyl-ACP synthase → MKRVVITGMAGISALGNDWASVQQAFQTGRSAIRVMPDWSRYAELNTRLAGPIEDFRTPAHWTRKQLRSMGRVSQLAVRAAELALDDAALLGDPRIADGRMGVACGSSVGSTAEIRAFGNMLLNGVTDDLNANSYVRMMPHTTAANVGIFFELKGRIIPTSSACTSGSQGIGYAYEAIRYGRQELMLAGGAEELCASEALVFDALYATSQKNDTPELTPRPYDRDRDGLVIGEGGGMLVLESLDHALARGARIHAEIVGFGSNSDGTHITRPEASTMRIAMEMALADASLPPQAIGYVNGHGTATEQGDIAETQATHGLFGSRMPISSQKSYLGHTLGACGVLESWFSIEMLNRDWYAPTLNLRNVDPRCGELDYLTEGRSMSNEYVMNNNFAFGGINTSLIFRRWR, encoded by the coding sequence ATGAAACGCGTCGTCATCACCGGCATGGCCGGCATCAGCGCGCTCGGCAACGACTGGGCCAGCGTGCAGCAGGCGTTCCAGACGGGCCGCAGCGCCATCCGCGTCATGCCCGACTGGTCGCGCTACGCCGAACTCAACACCCGCCTGGCCGGCCCCATCGAGGACTTCCGCACGCCCGCGCACTGGACCCGCAAGCAACTGCGCAGCATGGGACGGGTTTCCCAACTGGCGGTGCGCGCCGCGGAACTGGCGCTGGACGACGCGGCGCTGCTGGGCGATCCGCGCATCGCCGACGGCCGCATGGGCGTGGCCTGCGGCTCGTCGGTGGGCAGCACGGCCGAAATCCGCGCCTTCGGCAACATGCTGCTCAACGGCGTCACGGACGACCTCAACGCCAATTCCTACGTCCGCATGATGCCCCACACCACCGCGGCCAACGTCGGCATCTTCTTCGAACTGAAGGGCCGCATCATCCCGACGTCCAGCGCCTGCACCTCGGGCAGCCAGGGTATCGGCTACGCCTACGAGGCCATCCGCTACGGCCGCCAGGAGCTGATGCTGGCGGGCGGCGCGGAAGAGCTGTGCGCCAGCGAAGCCCTGGTGTTCGACGCGCTCTACGCGACCAGCCAGAAAAACGACACGCCCGAACTCACGCCCCGCCCCTACGACCGCGACCGCGACGGCCTGGTGATCGGCGAAGGCGGCGGCATGCTGGTGCTGGAATCGCTGGACCACGCGCTGGCGCGCGGCGCGCGCATCCATGCGGAAATCGTCGGCTTCGGCAGCAATTCGGACGGCACCCACATCACGCGCCCGGAAGCCAGCACCATGCGCATTGCGATGGAAATGGCGCTGGCCGACGCCAGCCTGCCGCCGCAAGCCATCGGCTACGTCAACGGCCACGGCACCGCCACGGAACAGGGCGACATCGCCGAAACGCAGGCCACGCACGGCCTGTTCGGCAGCCGCATGCCCATCAGCTCGCAGAAGAGCTACCTGGGCCACACCTTGGGCGCCTGCGGCGTGCTGGAGTCGTGGTTCAGCATCGAGATGCTCAACCGCGATTGGTACGCGCCCACGCTCAACCTGCGCAACGTCGATCCGCGTTGCGGCGAACTCGACTACCTGACCGAGGGCCGCAGCATGAGCAACGAATATGTCATGAACAACAACTTCGCCTTTGGCGGCATCAACACCTCGTTGATCTTCCGCCGCTGGCGCTGA
- a CDS encoding excinuclease: MNASYQLSAALLLSLACSAQALAADRTVHLPMQTAIDAAQAAGKIDGSVRFYLAGTGPKGTVLESGVVTNRKTNAFAKKDEDACLWVAQSAIIALHEAAKKAGANAVTNIVSYYRKNEYSSKTDYECHAGAMVAGVALRGDLSKVK; the protein is encoded by the coding sequence ATGAACGCTTCTTACCAGTTGTCCGCCGCCCTGCTCCTGTCGCTCGCATGCTCGGCGCAAGCCCTGGCGGCAGACCGTACCGTCCATCTGCCCATGCAGACCGCGATCGACGCCGCCCAGGCCGCCGGCAAGATCGATGGCAGCGTCAGGTTCTACCTGGCCGGCACCGGCCCCAAGGGCACGGTGCTGGAATCCGGCGTCGTCACCAACCGCAAGACCAACGCCTTCGCCAAGAAGGACGAGGACGCCTGCCTGTGGGTGGCCCAATCCGCCATCATCGCGCTGCATGAAGCGGCCAAGAAGGCCGGCGCGAACGCGGTGACCAATATCGTCAGCTACTACCGCAAGAACGAATACAGCAGCAAGACCGACTATGAATGCCATGCCGGCGCCATGGTGGCCGGCGTCGCCCTGCGCGGCGACCTGTCCAAGGTGAAGTAA
- a CDS encoding GatB/YqeY domain-containing protein: MSTATLKTRLSDAVKDAMRAKASERLTTLRFLLAAVKQKEVDERRDLNDAEITAIIEKQVKQRRESIAAFEQAGRTETAEQEKAELLVLQEFLPQAATPEEVAAAIDAALAEVAAQGVTGAPAMGKVMALLKQALAGRADMTALSQQVKARLA, translated from the coding sequence ATGAGCACTGCTACGCTCAAGACCCGCCTCTCCGATGCCGTCAAGGACGCGATGCGCGCCAAGGCCTCCGAACGCCTGACCACGCTGCGCTTCCTGCTGGCGGCCGTCAAGCAGAAGGAAGTGGACGAACGCCGCGACCTGAACGACGCCGAGATCACCGCCATCATCGAAAAGCAGGTCAAGCAGCGCCGCGAGTCCATCGCCGCGTTCGAACAGGCCGGCCGCACCGAAACCGCCGAACAGGAAAAGGCCGAACTGCTGGTGCTGCAGGAATTCCTGCCGCAAGCCGCCACGCCCGAGGAAGTCGCCGCCGCCATCGACGCCGCGCTGGCCGAAGTGGCCGCCCAGGGCGTGACCGGCGCGCCCGCCATGGGCAAGGTCATGGCGCTGCTGAAGCAGGCCCTGGCCGGCCGCGCCGACATGACGGCGCTGTCGCAGCAAGTGAAGGCCCGCCTGGCCTAA
- the dinB gene encoding DNA polymerase IV produces the protein MIELRKIVHVDMDAFYASVEQRDNPELRGKPVVVAWTGPRSVVCAASYEARRFGIHSAMSAARAERLCPHAIYVPPDFNRYREVSRQVRQIFARHTDMIEPLSLDEAYLDVTVNKLGLPSATEVAQVIRQQIREETGLTASAGVAPNKFLAKIASDWNKPDGLFVVRPAKVLAFLEPLPVRKVPGVGKVTQARLEQLGIHTVGDLATHSAQELEHYFGRYGRRLYELARGIDEREVQTDQPLQQVSSETTFSEDIRLDAVGEAIDRMAERVWDQALKKGALGRTVVLKLKTDRFRILTRSQTSLSPPGSAAELAAVARLLCERVDLPPETLYRLAGVGMSNFANPQEQSRQPDLFGGAF, from the coding sequence ATGATTGAATTACGGAAGATCGTGCACGTGGACATGGACGCGTTCTACGCGTCCGTGGAACAGCGCGACAACCCCGAACTGCGCGGCAAGCCCGTGGTCGTGGCCTGGACCGGGCCGCGCTCGGTGGTGTGCGCCGCGTCCTACGAGGCGCGGCGGTTCGGCATCCATTCGGCCATGTCCGCCGCCCGCGCGGAGCGCCTGTGTCCGCATGCGATCTATGTACCGCCGGATTTCAACCGCTACCGCGAGGTCTCGCGCCAGGTCAGGCAGATATTCGCCCGCCATACCGACATGATCGAACCCCTGTCGCTGGACGAGGCCTATCTCGACGTCACGGTCAACAAGCTGGGCCTGCCCTCGGCCACCGAGGTGGCGCAGGTCATCCGGCAACAGATCCGCGAGGAAACCGGACTGACGGCTTCGGCCGGCGTCGCGCCCAATAAATTCCTGGCCAAGATCGCGTCCGACTGGAACAAGCCGGACGGCCTGTTCGTGGTCCGGCCCGCCAAGGTGCTGGCCTTCCTGGAGCCCCTGCCGGTGCGCAAGGTGCCGGGCGTGGGCAAGGTGACGCAGGCGCGCCTGGAACAGCTGGGCATCCATACCGTGGGCGACCTGGCCACGCACAGCGCCCAGGAACTGGAGCATTACTTCGGCCGCTACGGCCGGCGCCTGTACGAATTGGCGCGCGGCATCGACGAGCGCGAGGTGCAGACGGACCAGCCTTTGCAGCAGGTCTCGTCGGAGACCACGTTCTCTGAGGATATCCGCCTGGACGCGGTGGGCGAGGCCATCGACCGCATGGCGGAACGCGTGTGGGACCAGGCGCTGAAGAAGGGCGCCCTGGGCCGCACGGTGGTGCTCAAGTTGAAGACGGACCGTTTCCGGATCCTCACGCGCAGCCAGACCAGCCTGAGTCCGCCTGGATCGGCGGCGGAGCTGGCCGCCGTCGCCAGGCTGCTGTGCGAACGCGTGGACTTGCCGCCGGAAACGCTGTACCGGCTGGCGGGGGTGGGGATGAGCAATTTCGCCAACCCGCAGGAGCAGTCGCGCCAGCCCGATCTGTTCGGCGGCGCGTTCTGA
- a CDS encoding PaaI family thioesterase, translating to MTAASTPQTDYFGLTIPFMHFIGLVPESIAPAYARTSLPWRADLTNSRGDVHGGTLMSVLDFTLSAAARGSADGTEGMATIDMNTSFLSPGTGDLVIEARCLRKGASIAFCEGEVRRADGELVARATATFKIIRRRPGGD from the coding sequence ATGACTGCAGCCTCAACGCCCCAAACCGACTACTTCGGCCTGACCATTCCCTTCATGCATTTCATCGGCCTGGTGCCCGAGAGCATCGCGCCGGCCTATGCCCGCACCTCGCTGCCCTGGCGCGCCGACCTGACCAACAGCCGCGGCGACGTGCATGGCGGCACGCTGATGAGCGTGCTGGACTTCACGCTCAGCGCCGCCGCCCGCGGCTCGGCCGATGGCACGGAAGGCATGGCCACCATCGATATGAACACCTCGTTCCTGTCGCCCGGCACGGGCGACCTGGTGATCGAGGCGCGCTGCCTGCGCAAAGGGGCCTCGATCGCTTTCTGCGAAGGCGAGGTCCGGCGCGCCGACGGCGAACTGGTGGCGCGCGCCACCGCCACCTTCAAGATCATCCGCCGCCGCCCGGGCGGGGACTGA